A single window of Channa argus isolate prfri chromosome 2, Channa argus male v1.0, whole genome shotgun sequence DNA harbors:
- the mmp15b gene encoding matrix metalloproteinase-15, with product MASTSWDSSFWLLWRRTLLALWLCALAARGAEDDSPFSAESWLRKYGYLPQASGQMSTMRSAQTLSNAISDMQRFYGLEVTGHLDPQTISAMKTPRCGVPDKFGGQIKTNVRRKRYALTGHKWNKNHLTYSIQNYTPKIGEYNSYEAIRRAFKVWERVTPLTFDEIPYQEIKYGRRKEPDIMIFFASGFHGDSSPFDGEGGFLAHAYFPGPGMGGDTHFDSDEPWTIGNQNIQGNDLFLVAVHELGHALGLEHSNNPLAIMAPFYQWMETDNFQLPEDDRRGIQQIYGQPDSSPTQALPTVVPRRPEPRPPQTPPRHPDRPRTTERPDHYGPNICEGNFDTVAMLRGEMFVFKGRWFWRVRRNRVLDNYPMPIGHFWRGLPGDIDAAYERQDGRFVFFKGNRFWLFREANLEPGYPLELTDYGRDIPYDRIDTAIWWEPSGYTYFFQGDRYWRFNEQSRSADRGYPKPISIWGSSVPSSPKGAFLSDDGAYTFFYKGSKYWKFDNHRMKSEPGYPKSILRDFMGCSVDLDPDRDTDTDSGRRHPDVNRPPFNPDAGRDSDKGKDQDGTDRGGKDKETDKNTGNGSDNDKEEDYREGREEDTNEVDVVLKVDDTQERTMNILMVTIPLVLVLCILGLIYAIINTLQSKGAPRLLVHCKRSLQDWV from the exons TCATGGCTCAGGAAGTATGGTTACCTGCCCCAGGCCAGTGGACAGATGTCAACCATGCGATCAGCTCAGACTCTGTCTAATGCCATCAGTGACATGCAGCGGTTTTATGGCCTGGAGGTCACTGGACATTTGGACCCTCAAACCATCAG CGCCATGAAGACACCTCGTTGCGGTGTCCCTGACAAGTTTGGAGGCCAGATCAAAACCAATGTGCGGCGGAAACGCTATGCCCTGACCGGACATAAGTGGAACAAGAACCATCTCACTTACAG TATCCAGAACTACACTCCCAAGATTGGAGAGTATAATTCATACGAGGCCATACGGCGGGCCTTTAAAGTCTGGGAGAGAGTCACCCCATTGACATTTGACGAAATCCCCTACCAGGAGATCAAGTATGGACGTCGCAAGGAACCCGACATAATGATCTTCTTCGCTTCTGGTTTTCATGGAGACAGTTCTCCTTTTGATGGGGAGGGGGGATTCCTAGCCCATGCCTACTTCCCTGGACCTGGAATGGGAGGAGACACACACTTTGACTCCGATGAACCATGGACCATAGGAAACCAGAACATACAAG GTAATGACCTGTTCCTAGTAGCAGTCCATGAGCTAGGTCACGCCCTGGGTTTAGAGCACTCCAACAACCCACTAGCTATCATGGCTCCCTTTTACCAGTGGATGGAGACTGACAACTTCCAACTACCTGAGGATGACCGGCGGGGCATACAGCAGATCTATG GTCAACCAGACAGCAGCCCCACCCAGGCCCTGCCCACCGTGGTACCCCGTCGCCCAGAGCCTAGGCCACCTCAAACACCTCCTCGACACCCCGATCGCCCCAGGACCACTGAAAGACCAGATCACTATGGACCCAACATCTGTGAAGGGAACTTCGACACAGTTGCTATGCTTCGAGGagagatgtttgtttttaag GGCCGTTGGTTTTGGCGGGTGCGTAGGAACAGGGTTCTGGACAACTACCCTATGCCAATTGGTCACTTTTGGAGGGGTCTACCTGGAGACATAGATGCTGCCTATGAGAGACAAGATGGCAGATTTGTCTTCTTTAAAG GAAACAGATTCTGGCTTTTTAGGGAGGCTAACCTGGAACCTGGCTATCCACTGGAACTGACTGATTATGGTCGCGATATTCCATACGACCGAATAGACACGGCCATCTGGTGGGAGCCATCTGGCTACACTTACTTCTTTCAAGGAGACCG gTACTGGCGCTTCAACGAACAGTCACGCTCAGCTGACAGAGGCTACCCGAAACCAATTAGCATCTGGGGATCATCGGTGCCCTCTTCTCCCAAGGGGGCTTTCCTGAGTGATGATGGAG CTTACACTTTCTTCTACAAGGGCTCCAAATATTGGAAGTTTGACAACCACCGAATGAAGAGTGAACCAGGCTACCCAAAATCCATCCTGAGGGACTTCATGGGCTGCAGCGTGGACCTGGACCCTGACagggacacagacacagactcgGGCCGCAGACACCCAGATGTGAACCGTCCACCGTTTAACCCAGATGCAGGACGTGATAGTGACAAGGGCAAAGACCAGGATGGAACAGATCGTGgtggaaaagacaaagaaactgacaaaaatacAGGCAACGGCTCAGACAATGACAAAGAGGAAGACTACCGTGAAGGACGTGAGGAAGACACCAACGAGGTGGACGTAGTGCTGAAAGTGGATGACACTCAGGAGAGGACCATGAACATCCTGATGGTAACCATCCCTCTGGTCCTGGTGCTGTGCATCTTGGGATTGATCTATGCCATCATTAACACACTGCAGAGCAAAGGGGCACCGCGACTGCTGGTACACTGCAAGCGCTCACTGCAGGACTGGGTCTGA